One stretch of Cellulomonas wangsupingiae DNA includes these proteins:
- the thiD gene encoding bifunctional hydroxymethylpyrimidine kinase/phosphomethylpyrimidine kinase has product MVDLAYVIAGSEATGGAGIQADLRTFQELGAFGLGTVTCIVSFDPANDWGHRFFPVPPEVIAQQVEAATAAYDLDVVKIGMLGTPATIEVVAEGLRRQPWRHVVLDPVLICKGQEPGAALDTDNALREHVVPLATVVTPNLFETRALSGMETIETVEQLTEAARRIQQLGPRYVVAKGGVELPGEDAVDVLVDGDEVTVLRTPKVGRERVAGAGCTLAAAITAELAKGAEVGAAVARAKDFVTAGIEGRVSGRAPFEVVRQGA; this is encoded by the coding sequence GTGGTCGACCTCGCCTACGTCATCGCCGGATCCGAAGCCACCGGCGGCGCCGGCATCCAGGCCGACCTGCGCACCTTCCAGGAGCTGGGAGCGTTCGGTCTGGGGACGGTCACGTGCATCGTGTCGTTCGACCCCGCGAACGACTGGGGCCACCGCTTCTTCCCTGTCCCGCCCGAGGTGATCGCCCAGCAGGTGGAGGCGGCCACGGCCGCGTACGACCTCGACGTCGTCAAGATCGGCATGCTCGGCACGCCGGCGACCATCGAGGTCGTCGCCGAGGGGCTGCGGCGGCAGCCGTGGCGGCACGTCGTGCTCGACCCGGTGCTGATCTGCAAGGGCCAGGAGCCCGGTGCCGCGCTCGACACGGACAACGCGCTGCGCGAGCACGTCGTCCCGCTCGCGACGGTCGTCACGCCGAATCTCTTCGAGACCCGCGCGCTGTCCGGCATGGAGACCATCGAGACGGTCGAGCAGCTCACCGAGGCGGCGCGGCGCATCCAGCAGCTCGGCCCGCGCTACGTCGTCGCCAAGGGCGGGGTCGAGCTGCCCGGCGAGGACGCCGTGGACGTGCTCGTCGACGGCGACGAGGTCACGGTGCTGCGCACCCCGAAGGTCGGGCGTGAGCGCGTCGCCGGTGCCGGGTGCACCCTGGCCGCGGCCATCACCGCGGAGCTCGCGAAGGGCGCCGAGGTCGGTGCGGCCGTCGCGCGCGCCAAGGACTTCGTCACGGCGGGCATCGAGGGCCGCGTGTCCGGGCGGGCCCCGTTCGAGGTCGTCCGCCAGGGCGCCTGA
- a CDS encoding aldo/keto reductase — protein MKTRHIADVPVSAIGLGGMPMSIEGRPDRERSLTTIHAALDAGVTLIDTADAYHLHADEVGHNEELVAEALRTWHGDASAVLVATKGGHLRPGDGSWTLNGRPEYLKQAAQESARRLGVEAIGLYQFHRPDPQVPYEESVGALADLLDAGTIRLAGISNANPGQIRLAQEVLGGRLASVQNQYSPAFRSSQPELDLCAELGIAFLPWSPLGGIARAGELGDRFAPFAEVAQARGVSPQQVALAWELAQADVVVPIPGASRPASIQDSVLAVDLELTAEELDRLTGTV, from the coding sequence ATGAAGACACGACACATCGCCGACGTCCCCGTCAGCGCGATCGGCCTCGGCGGCATGCCCATGTCCATCGAGGGCCGCCCCGACCGCGAGCGCTCGCTCACCACGATCCACGCCGCGCTCGACGCGGGCGTCACGCTCATCGACACGGCGGACGCCTACCACCTGCACGCCGATGAGGTCGGCCACAACGAGGAGCTCGTCGCCGAGGCGCTGCGCACCTGGCACGGCGACGCCTCCGCCGTGCTCGTCGCCACCAAGGGCGGCCACCTGCGCCCGGGCGACGGGTCCTGGACGCTGAACGGCCGGCCCGAGTACCTGAAGCAGGCCGCCCAGGAGTCGGCCCGCCGGCTGGGTGTCGAGGCGATCGGGCTCTACCAGTTCCACCGTCCGGACCCGCAGGTGCCGTACGAGGAGTCGGTCGGCGCGCTCGCGGACCTGCTCGACGCCGGCACGATCCGCCTCGCCGGGATCTCCAACGCGAACCCGGGGCAGATCCGGCTCGCGCAGGAGGTGCTGGGAGGGCGCCTCGCGTCGGTGCAGAACCAGTACTCCCCGGCGTTCCGCTCGTCGCAGCCGGAGCTGGACCTGTGCGCCGAGCTCGGCATCGCCTTCCTGCCGTGGAGCCCGCTCGGCGGGATCGCCCGGGCCGGTGAGCTGGGCGACCGGTTCGCGCCGTTCGCCGAGGTCGCGCAGGCGCGCGGCGTCAGCCCGCAGCAGGTCGCGCTCGCGTGGGAGCTCGCGCAGGCCGACGTCGTCGTCCCGATCCCCGGCGCATCCCGGCCGGCGTCGATCCAGGACTCTGTCCTCGCGGTCGACCTCGAGCTGACCGCCGAGGAGCTCGACCGCCTCACCGGGACCGTCTGA